The following proteins are co-located in the Paraburkholderia phytofirmans PsJN genome:
- a CDS encoding class I SAM-dependent methyltransferase, producing MNPKAHQPDSLPAPGPSALAQSEALVAQIRAELDTAGGWLPFDRYMERALYAPGLGYYSGGARKFGLRGDDGSDFVTAPELSPLFAATLARPVAEALQASGTRDVMEFGAGTGKLAAGVLNALDGLGAEFDSYSIVDLSGELRERQRETIEAAAPTLAAKVRWLDALPERFEGVVIGNEVLDAMPVRLFAFNGGAWLERGVVWRNGAFAFDDRPVSAAADLALLSEIETAGEAYVTETHEAASAFTRTICTMLARGAAFFIDYGFPRHEYYHAQRAQGTLMCHYRHRAHGDPFLYPGLQDITAHVEFTGIAEAGVETGADLLGFTSQARFLLNAGITDVLSEIDPADTARYLPAANAVQKLLSEAEMGELFKVIAFSRGLDDTLQAFSSGDRSHTL from the coding sequence ATGAATCCGAAAGCTCACCAACCCGATAGTTTACCTGCTCCCGGCCCGAGCGCGCTTGCGCAGTCCGAAGCGCTGGTCGCGCAGATCCGTGCGGAGCTCGATACCGCTGGCGGCTGGCTGCCGTTCGATCGCTACATGGAACGTGCGCTGTACGCGCCGGGACTCGGCTATTACAGCGGCGGCGCCCGCAAATTCGGGCTGCGCGGCGACGACGGCAGCGACTTCGTCACTGCGCCGGAACTGTCGCCGCTGTTTGCTGCGACACTGGCGCGCCCGGTTGCCGAGGCCTTGCAAGCGAGCGGCACGCGCGACGTGATGGAATTCGGCGCCGGCACGGGCAAACTCGCCGCCGGCGTGCTGAACGCGCTCGACGGATTGGGTGCGGAATTCGACAGCTACTCGATCGTGGATCTGTCGGGCGAGCTTCGCGAACGCCAGCGGGAGACGATCGAAGCCGCGGCGCCCACGCTCGCTGCCAAAGTGCGCTGGCTGGATGCTTTGCCGGAGCGGTTCGAGGGCGTGGTGATCGGCAACGAGGTGTTGGACGCGATGCCGGTGCGGCTGTTCGCGTTCAACGGCGGGGCATGGCTCGAGCGCGGCGTGGTGTGGCGCAACGGGGCGTTCGCATTCGACGACCGGCCTGTGTCCGCCGCTGCGGATCTCGCGCTGCTGTCGGAAATCGAAACCGCCGGCGAAGCCTACGTGACCGAAACGCACGAAGCCGCGAGCGCATTTACGCGAACCATCTGCACGATGCTTGCGCGCGGCGCGGCCTTCTTCATCGACTATGGTTTTCCGCGTCACGAGTATTACCATGCGCAGCGTGCACAGGGCACGTTGATGTGTCACTACCGGCACCGGGCACATGGCGACCCGTTCCTCTATCCGGGCTTGCAGGACATCACGGCGCATGTGGAATTTACCGGCATCGCCGAAGCGGGCGTCGAGACAGGGGCGGACTTGCTGGGGTTTACGTCGCAAGCGCGGTTTCTGCTGAATGCCGGGATTACCGACGTGTTATCTGAAATCGATCCTGCGGATACGGCGAGATATTTGCCTGCGGCGAATGCGGTGCAGAAGTTGTTGTCGGAGGCGGAGATGGGTGAACTGTTCAAGGTGATTGCGTTTTCGCGCGGACTGGATGACACGCTGCAAGCGTTTTCCAGCGGCGACCGGTCGCATACGTTGTGA
- the glmU gene encoding bifunctional UDP-N-acetylglucosamine diphosphorylase/glucosamine-1-phosphate N-acetyltransferase GlmU: protein MNIVILAAGTGKRMRSALPKVLHPLAGQPLLAHVIDTARTLKPTHLVVVVGHGAEAVRKAVAAPDVQFAVQEQQLGTGHAVQQALPLLDPSAPTLVLYGDVPLTRAGTLQALTERAGQGGYGVLTVTLADPSGYGRIVRDAQGKVARIVEQKDATPEQLEIAEINTGIIVAPTERLGRWLAALKNDNAQGEFYLTDAVEMAIEAGLEVVTTQPEDEWETLGVNSKQQLAELERIHQHNVADALLVAGVTLADPARLDVRGTLECGRDVSIDVNCVFEGRVTLADNVTIGPNCVIRDANIGAGTRVDAFTHIEGAEVGANAVLGPYARLRPGASLHDESHVGNFVEVKNAVLGRGSKANHLTYIGDSDIGARVNIGAGTITCNYDGANKFRTIIEDDVFVGSDTQLVAPVRVKRGATIAAGTTVWKDVEADALVLNDKTQTSKTGYVRPTKKKS from the coding sequence ATGAACATTGTGATTTTGGCGGCAGGCACCGGCAAGCGCATGCGGTCCGCGCTTCCCAAGGTGCTTCATCCTCTGGCTGGCCAGCCGCTCCTCGCTCACGTCATCGACACGGCTCGCACGCTCAAGCCCACGCATCTCGTGGTGGTGGTCGGCCATGGCGCGGAAGCCGTGCGCAAAGCGGTCGCCGCGCCGGACGTACAGTTCGCCGTGCAGGAGCAGCAGCTCGGCACGGGGCACGCGGTGCAGCAGGCGTTGCCGCTGCTCGATCCGTCCGCGCCCACGCTGGTGCTTTACGGCGACGTGCCGCTCACGCGCGCCGGCACGCTGCAGGCGCTGACCGAGCGCGCGGGGCAGGGCGGCTACGGCGTGCTCACGGTCACGCTCGCGGACCCGAGCGGCTACGGCCGCATCGTGCGTGACGCGCAAGGCAAAGTGGCGCGCATCGTCGAACAGAAAGACGCGACGCCCGAGCAACTCGAGATCGCCGAGATCAACACCGGCATCATCGTCGCGCCGACCGAGCGTCTGGGTCGCTGGCTTGCTGCGTTGAAGAACGACAATGCGCAAGGCGAGTTCTATCTGACCGACGCGGTCGAGATGGCGATCGAAGCCGGACTTGAAGTCGTGACCACTCAGCCGGAAGACGAGTGGGAAACGCTCGGCGTGAACAGCAAGCAGCAGCTCGCCGAACTCGAGCGGATTCATCAGCACAACGTGGCGGATGCGCTGCTGGTGGCGGGCGTGACGCTCGCCGATCCGGCGCGTCTGGATGTGCGCGGCACGCTCGAATGCGGCCGCGATGTCTCGATCGACGTGAACTGCGTGTTCGAAGGCCGCGTGACGCTGGCTGACAACGTCACCATCGGACCGAACTGTGTGATCCGCGATGCGAACATCGGCGCCGGTACGCGCGTCGACGCATTCACGCATATCGAAGGCGCCGAAGTCGGCGCGAATGCCGTGCTCGGACCGTATGCGCGCTTGCGCCCCGGCGCGTCGCTGCACGACGAGTCGCACGTCGGCAATTTCGTCGAGGTGAAGAACGCGGTGCTCGGCCGCGGTTCGAAAGCGAACCACCTCACGTATATCGGCGACTCGGATATCGGCGCGCGCGTGAACATCGGCGCGGGCACCATCACCTGCAACTACGACGGCGCGAATAAATTCCGCACAATCATCGAAGACGACGTGTTCGTCGGTTCGGATACGCAACTGGTTGCACCGGTGCGCGTGAAGCGCGGCGCGACGATCGCGGCGGGCACAACGGTCTGGAAGGATGTCGAAGCCGACGCGCTGGTTCTGAACGACAAGACGCAAACGAGCAAAACGGGCTACGTGCGTCCGACCAAAAAGAAGAGCTGA
- a CDS encoding dihydroneopterin aldolase, whose translation MFAALSHPRLADCRRLFLRNYEVHINIGVHDFEKRGEQRVVINVELFVPLALSTPVQDKLNEVVDYDFMRSTISRRVEQGHIHLQETLCDDLVKTMLEHPQVRAARVSTEKPDVYPDCDAVGVEVFRIKED comes from the coding sequence ATGTTTGCCGCTCTTTCGCATCCCCGGCTCGCCGATTGCCGCCGGCTCTTTCTGCGCAATTACGAAGTGCACATCAACATCGGCGTGCACGACTTCGAAAAGCGCGGCGAACAGCGCGTCGTGATCAACGTCGAACTGTTCGTGCCGCTCGCGCTGTCCACGCCGGTTCAGGACAAGCTGAACGAAGTCGTCGACTACGACTTCATGCGCTCCACCATCTCGCGCCGCGTCGAGCAAGGTCACATCCACTTGCAGGAAACGCTCTGCGACGACCTCGTCAAGACCATGCTGGAGCATCCGCAAGTGCGGGCCGCGCGCGTGTCGACGGAAAAGCCGGACGTTTATCCTGATTGCGACGCGGTGGGCGTCGAAGTCTTCCGTATCAAGGAGGATTAA
- a CDS encoding complex I NDUFA9 subunit family protein, whose protein sequence is MRHKAIAIIGGSGFIGSHLVNALVEMGKDVRIATRRRYNARHLTLLPIDVIEADVFDPVQLARFVEGADCVINLVATLHGKRGTPYGPEFARMHVELPTKIVAACEGKGVHRLLHISALGADPNGPSMYTRSKGDGEKAVHAANLAWTIFRPSVVFGPEDQFLNKFAVLQRMFPVIPLAMPDAKFQPVYVGDVAKAIVNVLDLDAASGRTYELGGPTVYSLEELVKYCGDVIGKHARIIRLPEALARLQALTFEMAPGEPVISRDNLDSMKVDNVLSGPLAPELGIEPASIEAIAPIYLTGASTRSRFDTFRANAGR, encoded by the coding sequence ATGCGACATAAAGCCATTGCGATTATCGGCGGCTCCGGTTTTATCGGCAGCCATCTCGTCAACGCCCTCGTCGAAATGGGCAAAGACGTGCGCATCGCCACCCGGCGGCGTTACAACGCCCGCCATCTCACCCTCTTGCCCATCGACGTGATCGAAGCGGACGTGTTCGATCCGGTTCAACTCGCGCGCTTCGTCGAAGGCGCTGATTGCGTGATCAATCTCGTGGCCACGCTGCACGGCAAACGCGGCACGCCCTACGGGCCCGAGTTCGCGCGGATGCACGTGGAATTGCCGACCAAAATCGTGGCCGCATGCGAAGGCAAGGGCGTGCACCGGCTGCTGCATATCAGCGCGTTGGGCGCCGATCCGAACGGTCCAAGCATGTACACACGCTCGAAGGGCGACGGTGAGAAGGCAGTGCACGCAGCGAATCTGGCGTGGACGATTTTCCGGCCTTCCGTGGTGTTCGGTCCGGAAGATCAATTCCTCAACAAGTTCGCCGTTCTGCAACGGATGTTTCCGGTGATTCCGCTCGCCATGCCGGATGCGAAATTCCAGCCGGTCTATGTTGGCGATGTGGCGAAGGCGATCGTCAACGTGCTCGATCTCGATGCCGCCAGCGGCCGCACTTATGAACTCGGCGGCCCGACCGTTTACTCGCTCGAAGAGCTCGTCAAATATTGCGGCGATGTGATCGGCAAGCATGCACGCATCATCCGCTTGCCGGAGGCGCTAGCGCGGCTGCAGGCGCTGACGTTCGAAATGGCGCCCGGCGAACCGGTGATCTCGCGCGACAATCTCGATTCGATGAAAGTCGACAACGTGTTGAGCGGACCGCTTGCGCCCGAACTCGGCATCGAGCCGGCCAGCATCGAAGCGATCGCGCCGATCTATCTGACCGGTGCGTCGACGCGTTCACGCTTCGACACATTCCGCGCCAACGCGGGACGCTAA
- a CDS encoding SDR family oxidoreductase, whose product MTASLDTAAPRAPETPRVVLITGAARRIGRALALGFAARGWDVAVHYGASREEADELVAEITALGRRAVALQAELGDEAQVERLLPACIDALGRPSCIVNNASRFEEDTAQTVGYELLLKLTAMNVGAPLVLARRLFEATPDAARTDESLRSVVINVLDQKLYNMNPDYLSYTLTKAALQTATVALAQALAPKVRVVGLAPGLTMQSGDQTPQGFEAAHRTTPLGRASRAEDIVAAALYLADAAGVTGTTLVVDGGQHLVPLPRDVMFLTGA is encoded by the coding sequence ATGACCGCCTCTCTGGACACCGCCGCCCCGCGCGCGCCCGAAACGCCGCGCGTCGTGCTGATTACCGGCGCCGCCCGCCGTATCGGGCGGGCGCTCGCGCTCGGCTTTGCCGCGCGTGGCTGGGACGTGGCCGTCCACTACGGCGCTTCGCGTGAGGAAGCCGACGAACTGGTCGCTGAAATCACCGCTCTGGGCCGCCGGGCCGTCGCCTTGCAGGCGGAATTAGGCGATGAAGCGCAAGTCGAGCGGCTTTTGCCGGCTTGTATCGACGCTTTGGGCCGGCCGTCGTGTATCGTCAACAATGCGTCGCGCTTCGAGGAAGACACGGCGCAAACCGTCGGTTACGAACTGCTGCTGAAGCTCACCGCGATGAACGTCGGCGCGCCGCTGGTGCTGGCGCGCAGGCTGTTCGAGGCGACGCCGGACGCCGCGCGCACCGACGAAAGCCTGCGTAGCGTCGTCATCAACGTGCTGGATCAGAAGCTGTACAACATGAACCCGGACTATCTGTCGTACACGCTGACCAAGGCGGCGTTGCAGACAGCCACGGTCGCGCTGGCGCAGGCATTGGCGCCGAAAGTGCGCGTGGTCGGACTCGCGCCCGGTCTGACGATGCAATCCGGCGATCAAACGCCGCAAGGTTTTGAAGCCGCTCACCGTACTACGCCTTTGGGCCGCGCGTCGCGGGCCGAGGATATTGTCGCCGCCGCGCTGTATCTCGCGGATGCAGCGGGCGTCACCGGAACGACGCTGGTGGTCGACGGCGGGCAGCACCTCGTGCCCCTGCCGCGCGACGTTATGTTTTTGACGGGCGCCTGA
- a CDS encoding DUF2905 domain-containing protein — protein MIRWLLTTFIAVAVLSSCWPWLRKIGIGRLPGDVTLRIFGREYPFPFMSTLVLSMVLSIVARVL, from the coding sequence ATGATTCGCTGGCTGTTGACTACGTTTATCGCCGTGGCGGTGTTGTCGTCTTGCTGGCCGTGGCTCAGGAAAATTGGTATTGGGCGGTTGCCTGGTGATGTGACTTTGCGGATTTTTGGGCGGGAGTATCCGTTTCCGTTTATGTCGACGTTGGTGCTTTCTATGGTGTTGTCGATTGTTGCCAGGGTTTTGTAG
- a CDS encoding lytic transglycosylase domain-containing protein, with the protein MSKRLYRVYRAAGLALAAAALVACSTASAVKPLPLSQLTNDDQIFVQLREASRNNDAGRAAQLAAMIPSYPAPSYLEYFQIKPQLFDSSGHARIDAPDAPVLAFLQKYDGQAIADRMRNDYLTVLGARHDWRNFDQQYARFVLNDDTQVKCYALESRASRGENVADAARALLVDPKWYGDGCVDLITSLSINQQFSSADVWQQIRLAYEQNYTNTGAKLVDALSNQPPDPVLFNQATTTPPLLLARGVGPDTQSHQLALLAITRMARNDPAMAAATFASVAPSLSSPERAIGWGTIAYQAATKQMPSAVDWYRLSVNAPLSNPAYEWRTRTALLAGDWTMVRWSIEQMPAALRNQPSWVYWHARALKQAGDTTTANQEFESISQGYNFYGQLAAEELGQKITVPPKTTVSDAEVQQAGNTPGFDLAQRFYALNLRLEGNREWNWPLRTMSDRQLIAAAEYARRIELYDRTVNTADRTKSEHDFSLRYLSPFKDIVERDSQSNGLDVEWAYGLIRQESRFIMNARSEVGASGLMQLMPGTAQLVAKKIGLGPISREQMNDINTNILLGTNYLSMIYNQFDGSAVLATAGYNAGPGRPRNWRQSLQHPVEGAIFAEAIPFQETRDYVKNVLSNTVYYAALFEGRPQSLKARLGYIAP; encoded by the coding sequence ATGTCAAAACGCCTTTACCGAGTATATCGCGCGGCCGGTCTGGCGCTTGCCGCTGCGGCACTCGTCGCGTGCAGCACGGCCTCCGCCGTCAAGCCCCTTCCCCTTTCGCAACTCACGAACGACGACCAGATCTTCGTCCAATTGCGCGAAGCCTCCCGCAATAATGACGCAGGGCGCGCCGCGCAACTGGCCGCCATGATCCCGAGCTATCCGGCGCCTTCGTATCTGGAGTACTTCCAGATCAAGCCGCAGTTGTTCGATTCGAGCGGCCACGCGCGGATCGACGCGCCGGACGCGCCGGTGCTGGCGTTCCTGCAGAAGTACGACGGCCAGGCGATCGCCGACCGCATGCGCAACGACTACCTCACGGTGCTCGGGGCGCGGCACGACTGGCGCAACTTCGATCAGCAATACGCCCGCTTCGTGCTGAACGACGATACCCAGGTGAAATGCTACGCGCTCGAATCGCGTGCCTCGCGTGGCGAAAACGTCGCCGACGCAGCGCGCGCGCTGCTGGTCGATCCGAAGTGGTACGGCGACGGCTGCGTCGATCTGATCACCTCGCTGTCCATCAACCAGCAGTTCAGTTCCGCCGACGTGTGGCAACAGATCCGCCTCGCCTACGAACAGAACTACACCAACACGGGCGCCAAGCTCGTCGACGCGCTCAGCAACCAGCCGCCCGATCCGGTGCTGTTCAATCAGGCCACCACCACGCCGCCGCTGTTGCTCGCGCGCGGCGTCGGCCCGGATACGCAGTCGCATCAGCTCGCGCTGCTGGCCATCACGCGCATGGCGCGCAACGATCCGGCCATGGCCGCGGCCACGTTCGCGTCGGTGGCGCCGTCGCTGAGTTCGCCCGAACGCGCCATCGGCTGGGGCACGATTGCCTATCAGGCCGCCACCAAGCAGATGCCGAGTGCGGTGGACTGGTATCGCCTGTCGGTGAATGCGCCGCTGTCGAATCCCGCGTATGAGTGGCGCACCCGCACCGCCTTGCTCGCGGGCGACTGGACGATGGTGCGCTGGTCGATTGAACAGATGCCCGCTGCGCTGCGCAATCAGCCGTCATGGGTCTACTGGCATGCCCGCGCGCTCAAGCAGGCCGGCGACACGACCACCGCCAACCAGGAATTCGAGTCGATCTCGCAGGGCTACAACTTCTACGGTCAATTGGCGGCGGAAGAGTTGGGCCAGAAGATCACGGTTCCGCCGAAAACCACGGTGAGCGACGCCGAAGTGCAACAGGCCGGCAACACGCCCGGTTTCGATCTGGCGCAGCGTTTCTACGCGCTGAATCTGCGGCTCGAAGGCAATCGCGAATGGAACTGGCCGCTGCGCACCATGAGCGACCGGCAATTGATCGCGGCCGCCGAATACGCGCGCCGAATTGAACTGTATGACCGCACCGTCAACACGGCGGATCGCACGAAGAGCGAGCATGATTTCTCGCTGCGCTATCTGTCGCCGTTCAAGGATATCGTCGAGCGCGATTCGCAGTCGAATGGGCTGGACGTGGAGTGGGCCTACGGCCTGATTCGCCAGGAGTCGCGCTTCATCATGAACGCGCGCTCGGAAGTCGGCGCGAGCGGTTTGATGCAGTTGATGCCGGGCACCGCGCAACTGGTCGCGAAGAAGATCGGCCTCGGTCCGATCTCGCGCGAACAGATGAACGACATCAACACCAACATCCTGCTGGGCACGAACTATCTGTCGATGATCTACAATCAGTTCGATGGGTCGGCCGTGCTGGCCACCGCGGGCTATAACGCCGGCCCGGGTCGTCCGCGCAACTGGCGGCAGTCCTTGCAGCATCCGGTGGAAGGCGCGATCTTCGCCGAGGCGATTCCGTTCCAGGAAACGCGCGACTACGTTAAGAATGTGTTGTCCAACACGGTCTATTACGCGGCATTGTTCGAAGGCCGTCCGCAATCGCTGAAGGCGCGTCTGGGTTATATCGCACCGTAA
- a CDS encoding multifunctional CCA addition/repair protein — translation MNIYAVGGAIRDELLGVPVQDRDYVVVGATPEQMVAQGYRPVGKDFPVFLHPQTHEEYALARTERKTAAGYHGFQFFYAPDVTLEEDLARRDLTINAMAREVRPDGELTGPVIDPFNGQGDVQARVFRHVSDAFLEDPVRILRIARFAARFVDFTVAPETLALMRKMVADGEVDALVAERVWQEVSRGLMEKKPSRMFEVLRECGALARILPEIDALFGVLQRADYHPEVDTGVHVMMVVDHAAQQGYALQVRFAALAHDLGKATTPEDMLPRHIGHEGRSVDLLKPLCERLRVPNDCRDLAVLVAREHGNIHRVMEMGAAALVRLLERSDAIRKPARFAEALQACEADARGRLGFERREYPQAERLRVALVAARGVDAGAVAKRLADAPAGIKDALHQERVRAVELAIS, via the coding sequence ATGAACATCTACGCAGTAGGCGGCGCGATCCGCGACGAGTTGCTGGGCGTGCCGGTGCAGGACCGTGATTACGTGGTGGTCGGTGCGACGCCGGAGCAGATGGTGGCGCAGGGCTACCGTCCGGTGGGCAAGGATTTTCCGGTCTTCCTGCATCCGCAGACGCATGAGGAGTACGCGCTCGCCCGCACGGAGCGCAAGACGGCGGCCGGCTATCACGGCTTCCAGTTCTTCTATGCGCCGGACGTCACGCTCGAAGAAGATCTGGCGCGCCGCGATCTGACCATCAACGCCATGGCGCGCGAGGTGCGCCCGGACGGCGAGTTGACCGGCCCGGTGATCGATCCGTTCAACGGTCAGGGTGACGTGCAGGCGCGCGTGTTTCGTCACGTCAGCGATGCGTTTCTGGAAGACCCTGTGCGGATTTTGCGGATCGCGCGGTTTGCCGCGCGCTTTGTGGACTTCACGGTCGCGCCGGAGACGCTGGCGCTCATGCGCAAGATGGTGGCTGACGGCGAAGTGGATGCGCTGGTGGCTGAGCGCGTGTGGCAGGAAGTGTCGCGCGGGTTGATGGAGAAGAAGCCGTCGCGCATGTTCGAGGTGCTGCGCGAGTGTGGGGCGTTGGCGCGGATTCTTCCGGAGATTGACGCGCTGTTTGGCGTGCTGCAGCGCGCCGATTATCACCCTGAGGTGGACACGGGTGTGCATGTGATGATGGTGGTCGATCATGCCGCGCAGCAGGGTTATGCGCTGCAGGTTCGATTTGCTGCGCTGGCGCATGATCTCGGCAAGGCGACGACGCCCGAAGATATGTTGCCGCGGCATATTGGCCACGAGGGGCGCAGCGTGGATCTGTTGAAACCGTTATGCGAGCGGTTGCGGGTGCCGAACGATTGCCGCGATCTTGCGGTGCTGGTTGCGCGTGAGCATGGCAATATTCATCGCGTGATGGAGATGGGCGCTGCCGCGCTGGTGAGGTTGTTGGAGCGCAGTGATGCGATTCGGAAACCTGCGCGGTTTGCTGAAGCGTTGCAGGCTTGTGAGGCGGATGCTCGCGGACGGCTTGGGTTTGAGAGGCGGGAGTATCCGCAGGCTGAGCGGTTGAGGGTGGCTTTGGTCGCTGCGCGAGGTGTTGATGCCGGTGCTGTGGCTAAGCGGCTTGCTGACGCGCCTGCGGGGATTAAGGATGCTTTGCATCAGGAGCGGGTGCGGGCTGTGGAGTTGGCTATTTCATGA
- the ttcA gene encoding tRNA 2-thiocytidine(32) synthetase TtcA produces the protein MNAPEILNGAATASPADATEATQTAARAKTPLTRREQKEAYENNKLFKRLARQVGEAIVDFNMIENGDKVMVCLSGGKDSYAMLEILMRLRERAPINFDIVAVNLDQKQPGFPEHVLPEYLKQLDIPFHIENQDTYSIVKRLVPEGKTTCSLCSRLRRGILYRVAGELGATKIALGHHRDDILQTLLLNMFYGGKLKGMPPKLQSDDGKNIVIRPLAYVKETDLEKYAELREFPIIPCNLCGSQPNLKRAEMKALVRDWEKRFPGRIENMFNALSNVVPSHLMDHKLFPFAGLRATGEADPQGDIAFDEEPCSTDAAEGAMPGATKSISIVQFDDL, from the coding sequence ATGAATGCTCCGGAAATCCTGAACGGCGCCGCGACCGCCTCGCCTGCCGACGCAACCGAGGCCACGCAAACCGCCGCGCGTGCCAAGACGCCGCTCACGCGCCGTGAGCAGAAGGAAGCGTACGAGAACAACAAGCTGTTCAAGCGGCTCGCGCGCCAGGTCGGCGAGGCGATCGTCGACTTCAACATGATCGAGAACGGCGACAAGGTCATGGTGTGCCTGTCGGGCGGGAAAGACAGCTACGCGATGCTCGAAATCCTGATGCGGCTGCGTGAGCGCGCGCCGATCAACTTCGACATCGTCGCGGTGAATCTCGACCAGAAGCAGCCCGGCTTTCCCGAGCACGTGCTGCCCGAGTACCTGAAGCAGCTCGACATTCCGTTTCACATCGAGAATCAGGATACCTACAGCATCGTCAAGCGGCTGGTGCCGGAAGGCAAGACCACCTGCTCGCTGTGCTCGCGGCTGCGGCGCGGCATTCTTTACCGCGTGGCCGGCGAACTCGGCGCGACCAAGATCGCACTCGGCCATCATCGCGACGACATTCTGCAAACGCTGCTGCTGAACATGTTCTACGGTGGCAAGCTGAAGGGCATGCCGCCCAAGCTGCAATCGGACGACGGCAAGAATATCGTGATCCGTCCGCTCGCCTACGTGAAGGAAACGGATCTGGAGAAGTACGCCGAGCTGCGTGAATTTCCCATCATTCCGTGCAACCTGTGCGGCAGCCAGCCGAATCTGAAGCGCGCGGAAATGAAAGCGCTGGTGCGCGATTGGGAGAAGCGTTTCCCGGGCCGCATCGAAAATATGTTCAACGCACTGTCGAACGTCGTGCCCTCGCATTTGATGGATCACAAGCTGTTCCCGTTCGCGGGTCTGCGCGCGACCGGCGAGGCCGATCCGCAAGGCGATATCGCGTTCGACGAGGAGCCGTGTTCGACCGATGCCGCAGAAGGCGCAATGCCTGGCGCGACCAAGTCGATTTCCATCGTCCAGTTCGACGATCTTTGA
- a CDS encoding glutathione S-transferase family protein produces MKLLIGDKNYSSWSMRPWLLFKHFDIPFEEVLIHLNQPDTNAKVLALAPSGPGKIPCIVNEDGSATWDSLAIAETLAERFPQHALWPRDAAARSRARSVSAEMHSGFGDLRSNMWMNIRASFPGKNATPGALADIARIEAIWRDCLETYSGPFLFSEFSIADAMYAPVVMRFKTWQPALSEVSKAYMRRVTELPAVRAWIDDALSESHAVPYLDVCP; encoded by the coding sequence ATGAAGCTGCTTATTGGTGATAAGAACTACTCGTCGTGGTCGATGCGACCGTGGCTGCTATTCAAACACTTCGACATTCCGTTCGAGGAAGTGTTGATTCATCTGAATCAGCCGGACACCAACGCGAAAGTGCTCGCGCTTGCGCCATCCGGTCCGGGCAAGATCCCATGCATTGTCAACGAAGACGGTTCGGCCACGTGGGATTCATTGGCGATCGCCGAAACGCTGGCCGAGCGCTTTCCTCAACACGCGCTGTGGCCGCGCGACGCGGCGGCACGCAGTCGCGCGCGCAGCGTGAGCGCGGAAATGCATTCGGGCTTCGGGGATTTGCGCTCGAACATGTGGATGAACATTCGCGCGTCGTTTCCGGGCAAGAACGCGACGCCGGGCGCGCTCGCCGATATCGCGCGGATCGAGGCGATCTGGCGCGACTGTCTCGAGACTTACAGCGGCCCGTTTTTATTCAGCGAGTTCAGCATTGCCGATGCAATGTACGCGCCGGTCGTGATGCGTTTTAAAACGTGGCAGCCGGCGTTGTCGGAAGTCTCCAAAGCTTATATGCGGCGCGTGACGGAACTGCCGGCGGTGCGAGCGTGGATCGACGACGCGCTGAGTGAATCGCACGCGGTTCCGTACCTGGACGTGTGCCCATGA
- a CDS encoding 5-formyltetrahydrofolate cyclo-ligase — translation MLLEARLQAASDPAHNTALARHLLDALKQYGVHSVGFYWPLAGEFDARAAISVWLAADAQREASLPVVKERSAPLEFHAWTPTTPMRIGHHKIGEPTSGRIVIPQLLFVPCVGFDSHGYRLGYGGGYYDRTLAAWPAETKPITVGIAYEACRTQAFLHEVHDIPLDLIVTEAALYPRPVD, via the coding sequence ATGCTATTGGAAGCAAGGCTGCAGGCCGCTTCCGACCCGGCGCACAATACCGCGCTCGCCCGGCACCTGCTCGATGCATTGAAGCAGTACGGCGTGCACAGCGTGGGATTCTACTGGCCGCTCGCCGGCGAGTTCGACGCGCGCGCCGCGATCTCGGTCTGGCTTGCGGCCGATGCGCAACGCGAGGCGAGTCTGCCGGTGGTCAAGGAACGTAGCGCCCCGCTTGAATTTCACGCATGGACGCCCACCACGCCGATGAGGATCGGCCACCACAAGATCGGCGAACCCACGTCCGGACGCATCGTGATTCCGCAACTGCTGTTCGTGCCGTGCGTGGGCTTCGATTCGCATGGCTATCGGCTCGGCTACGGCGGCGGCTATTACGATCGCACGCTGGCTGCGTGGCCCGCAGAGACCAAGCCGATCACGGTCGGCATCGCGTATGAAGCGTGCCGCACGCAGGCATTTCTACACGAAGTCCACGACATTCCGCTCGATCTGATCGTCACCGAGGCCGCGCTTTATCCGCGCCCGGTGGATTGA